Below is a window of Pyrobaculum aerophilum str. IM2 DNA.
CCATCGCCGCCGTTGATTACATAGCGGTAGCCCCAGGGCTGGAAAACGCGGCGAAGGAGGCGCTGATGGGGCTCTCAGAGGCGGCCCGCGCAGCCGGGGTCTATATACTGGGGGGAGAGACGGCGATAATGCCCGACGTCGTGACTGGCGTGGACGTGGTGTGCACAGTGCTGGCGGTTAGAGAGGGAGAGGTGGTGGGCGAGGCCGAGCCGGGCGATTATATAGTGGGAGTGGAGTCGTCGGGACCTCATGCAAATGGCTTTTCCCTACTGCGGAGGCTCTTCCAACTGGGGGATAACATCTGCGGCACAACTGCCGCAGAAGTGTTTCTAAAACCCGTGGCGATGTACGACAAAGTGCTGAATTTGTATAAAGAGGACTTGATAAAAGCAGCGGCTCACATCACTGGGGGAGGGTTTACAAAAATCAAAAGGGTATTGGGGAGCCTCGGGGCGGAGATCGAGCTGGGGCCCTTGCCCTGTTGGGCAGAGGCCGTTTTAAAAAGGGGCGTGCCAAGGGATGAGGCGTATAGAGTGTTTAACATGGGCGTGGGCATGGCGCTGATCACAAAAACTCCCGGCGACTTGTTAAAAAGGCTTGAGGACTTGGGCTACTCCGCGAGGCTAATAGGGAGGGTGAAGCCGGAGGGCCCCGTGGTGGTAGACGGGATTCCCCTCGCCTAGCGCCTAAGCCAAGATATTAGGCCAAGCCAGAGTTTTAAGCCGCCGGCTCCCCGTCTAGAGACGTGGGGGTCAACGGCCCTCTCTGGGTGCGGCATTAGGCCGAGGACGTTTTTCTCGTAAACCCCCGCCACGTTGTCATAAGAGCCGTTGGGGTTGTCCACGTATTTAAAAGCCGCCTTGTACTCCCCGGCGGGCACGTAGCGCCCCTCCCCGTGTGCTATGGGCATATACACCACCTCCCCCTCTTCGTACAAGTAGGTGAAGGGAGTGCGGGTGTCCACTACCCTCACGGCCACCCACCGGGATATAAAGCCCGGCGGGTCGTTTGGAATTAACGCCCCCGGCAAAAGCCCGGCCTCGGTGAGTATTTGAAAGCCGTTGCAAATGCCTAAAACCGGCACTCCCCTCTCCGCGTCTTCGCGGACGTGGTCCATCGCCTTAGTGGCTGCGGCTATTGCCCCAGCCCTCAGCCTGTCGCCGTAGGAGAAGCCCCCCGCCAGAACTACCGCGTCGTATTTGCCGGCGGCGTAGTCGCGGTACCACACGAGCTCCCCCCTGGCCCCCGCGAGCTCCAGCGCCCTCAACACGTCGTAGTCGCCGTTGGTGCCCGGGAATTTCAAAACGGCTATTCTCATAGAGGCGCCACTTTTAACACCTCCACAACGTGGACGTTGGGATTGCCCAGCCTCGCCTCCTTGGCAATTTTCAACGCGTTGGAGGCGGCCTCTTCGGGGCTCTGTGCGTCGATCACTAAGACTAGGCACTTCCCGGCCCGGACCTCAACGGAGTAGCCCAGCCTCCCCAAGAGGTCTTTTGATATAGTCTCCCCCTCGGGATCCCGGATGCTGGGTTTGTAAGTCACGTTGAGATACACGGCGTATTTCATATAGAGGCGTAAACCACATCCATATAAATCTTAAGGGCCGGCGAGGTCTTTTAACTATTCATTTAAACTAAGAGGCAGTAGAGGCGGCGCAACCCCCTGGATTATTTAAAGGAAATATTTTAAAACTGAGGTCGGGAGGGGGACATGGCCTTGAGCCCGGGGGAGTTGGAGCTGATTAGAAGCGCCTTGGGGAGGGAGCCGACAGAAGTGGAATACGCCTTGTTCCGCTCCCACTGGTCTGAGCACTGTTCTTATAAATCCACTAGGATGTGGCTTAGGCGGCTTCCCTCCAAGGCGCCGTGGGTCGTGAGGGGCCCCGGCACAGATGCGCCTCTAGTGGAGATAGCCGAGGGGCTATACGCCACTTTTAAAATTGAGTCTCACAACCACCCAAGCGCCGTGGATCCGTACAACGGCGCGGCCACGGGGGTAGGCGGCATTATTAGGGATATTCTAACCGTGGGGGCCAGGCCCATTGCCCTGTTGGTCAATTTACACTTCGGGCCTCCGTCCCACCCCCACGCGCGGTGGATCGCGGTAAACGTAATAAGGGGCATCTCAGACTACGGCAATAGAGTAGGCGTGCCGGTGGTGGGGGGAGAGACGTGGTTTCACGAGGACTTCACCTACACCCCCATCGTCTTGGCCACGTGCGTGGGCATAGTGGAAAAAGACGGCGTCCCCCCAGGCGGGGCTGAGCCCGGCGATTTAATCATTGTGGCAGGGCTAGGCGCTGATAAAAGCGGCTTGGGGGGGTCAGCCTTCGCGAGCAAGACGCTGAGCGAAGAGGCCGAGGAGGACTTGGGCGCGGTGCAAGTGGCAGATCCTCTAATGGGGAAAAAGCTAATAGACCTCGTCAGAGAGGCCCGGAGTTGCGTTAAGTTTATAAAAGACCTGGGCGGGGGCGGGCTCGCGACAGCCCTCGCGGAGCTCGCCGAGTGGTTCCAGCTGGGAGTAGTGGCCGAGTTGGACAAAATCCACATGGCGGATAGGGAGATGGGACCCGCCGAGGTGCTGACAAGCGAGACCCAGGAGAGGATGGTGTTCGTGACAAGCCCCTCAAAGCTGGAGTGCTTAGAGCGGCTGTTAGAGAAATTCGAAGTGCCGTATTCAATAGTGGGGCGTTTCACGGCAGAGGGGAGAGTTGTTTTAAAATGGCGCGGCGAAGTTGTCGGCGACTTGCCGCTGAGCCTTGTGGCGAAAGCCCCCGAAACGCCCTGGCCGCAAGAGCCGTATGCCCCGCCCCCGCTCCCCCACGTCCCAGAGCCGCCTATTGAAAAGGCCATAGACGCCGTGTTGTCCTCCCCAAACGTGGCGTTTAAACAGGCAATATACGAGAGGTTTGATTTCGACGTCGGGGTGCGGACCGTCCTAAAGCCCGGCGAGGGCGACGCCGCTGTGTTGAAAATATACGAGAGGGGGAATTTAGGCCTAGCGGTTAAGGGAGACGCCAACCCCCGCTTTACTTACCTCAACCCACGCCTGGGTGCCGCCAATGCCTTTATAAAGGCGTATAGAAACGTGGCAGTGGTAGGCGGGAGGCCCCTCGCCGCCGTCGACTCTATCAACGTGGGGAGCCCCTCCAGGCCCAGCGCCTACTGGCAGTTCGTAGAGGCCGTGGAGGGCTTGAGGGAGGCGGCTGAGGCCCTCGGCGTGCCGATAGTGGGAGGCAAGGTTAGTCTGTACAATGAATACAAGGGCAAGCCGGTGGCGCCCACGGTGGCCGTGGTGGTCCTCGGCGTAGTTGAAGACGTCTCTAAAGTCAATAAGGCGGTGTGGAAAGAAGGCGACGGCGTCTACGTCTGGGGCGTGACGAAAGATGAGGTGGGAGGCAGCGAGTACTTACACCGCGTCCACGGCCTCGTGGCGGGGCAGCCGCCGTCAATTGACTACAGCGTAGAAAAAGAGCTCGCGGCCGTTGTGAGAAAGTGGGCGGGGAGGCTTACCGGGGCAAAGGACGTGGGCCTCGGCGGCTTGGCGGCGGCGCTGGCCAAAATGGCCGCGGCCAGCGGGATAGGCGCAGATATTGATATCTGCAAGGCCCCCTCAACTACCGCCAGGCTAGACTACTTGCTCTTCAGCGAGTCTAACGGCAGGTTTATCGCGGCCGGCGAGGAGGGGCCGGGGACTAGGGTGGGCGCCGCGGGCGGGGATTATTTCACCCTCCGGTGCGGCTCGACGATAGTATACAAGAGGAAAGTGGAGGAACTAGCAGAGTTGATGAGCCTTAAGATTTAACAATGTGCGGCATAGGCGGCGCCTGGGGCGGCAGGGCCGGGGAGAGGGTTAGGCGCATGGCCCCCTGGCTCATGCACCGGGGACATGAGGGGGTGGGGTATGCGTATATGAAAGGAGGGGAGATTGCCCTGGGGGAGCCCCGGGACGACGCAGAGGGGGCCTTGGTGCACACCAGATACAGCACCTCGGGGGAGTACGGAGTGCAACTACAGCCAGTCCTCGCCAAGTATAGAGATTTAGAAATCGCCGTGGTCTTCAACGGGACAGTAGTTAACTACAAGAGACTCGGCGTGGAGAGCCCCAGTTTTGACGGCGACGCGCTTGCCAAGGCCTTGGCGAGGGAGATATGGGAGCGGGGAGTTGAGCAGGGGGTTATAAGCGTATACTCTAAAATCGTC
It encodes the following:
- a CDS encoding phosphoribosylformylglycinamidine cyclo-ligase is translated as MRYKDAGVDLEKQREVHAVAQSVLSGGAGRYVRWVEEGGRQYALHVDGVGTKALWLLQAGKMHVAGWDCLAVNINDVVCDGFKPIAAVDYIAVAPGLENAAKEALMGLSEAARAAGVYILGGETAIMPDVVTGVDVVCTVLAVREGEVVGEAEPGDYIVGVESSGPHANGFSLLRRLFQLGDNICGTTAAEVFLKPVAMYDKVLNLYKEDLIKAAAHITGGGFTKIKRVLGSLGAEIELGPLPCWAEAVLKRGVPRDEAYRVFNMGVGMALITKTPGDLLKRLEDLGYSARLIGRVKPEGPVVVDGIPLA
- the purQ gene encoding phosphoribosylformylglycinamidine synthase I, which produces MRIAVLKFPGTNGDYDVLRALELAGARGELVWYRDYAAGKYDAVVLAGGFSYGDRLRAGAIAAATKAMDHVREDAERGVPVLGICNGFQILTEAGLLPGALIPNDPPGFISRWVAVRVVDTRTPFTYLYEEGEVVYMPIAHGEGRYVPAGEYKAAFKYVDNPNGSYDNVAGVYEKNVLGLMPHPERAVDPHVSRRGAGGLKLWLGLISWLRR
- a CDS encoding phosphoribosylformylglycinamidine synthase subunit PurS → MKYAVYLNVTYKPSIRDPEGETISKDLLGRLGYSVEVRAGKCLVLVIDAQSPEEAASNALKIAKEARLGNPNVHVVEVLKVAPL
- the purL gene encoding phosphoribosylformylglycinamidine synthase subunit PurL, giving the protein MALSPGELELIRSALGREPTEVEYALFRSHWSEHCSYKSTRMWLRRLPSKAPWVVRGPGTDAPLVEIAEGLYATFKIESHNHPSAVDPYNGAATGVGGIIRDILTVGARPIALLVNLHFGPPSHPHARWIAVNVIRGISDYGNRVGVPVVGGETWFHEDFTYTPIVLATCVGIVEKDGVPPGGAEPGDLIIVAGLGADKSGLGGSAFASKTLSEEAEEDLGAVQVADPLMGKKLIDLVREARSCVKFIKDLGGGGLATALAELAEWFQLGVVAELDKIHMADREMGPAEVLTSETQERMVFVTSPSKLECLERLLEKFEVPYSIVGRFTAEGRVVLKWRGEVVGDLPLSLVAKAPETPWPQEPYAPPPLPHVPEPPIEKAIDAVLSSPNVAFKQAIYERFDFDVGVRTVLKPGEGDAAVLKIYERGNLGLAVKGDANPRFTYLNPRLGAANAFIKAYRNVAVVGGRPLAAVDSINVGSPSRPSAYWQFVEAVEGLREAAEALGVPIVGGKVSLYNEYKGKPVAPTVAVVVLGVVEDVSKVNKAVWKEGDGVYVWGVTKDEVGGSEYLHRVHGLVAGQPPSIDYSVEKELAAVVRKWAGRLTGAKDVGLGGLAAALAKMAAASGIGADIDICKAPSTTARLDYLLFSESNGRFIAAGEEGPGTRVGAAGGDYFTLRCGSTIVYKRKVEELAELMSLKI